gatttagacgatgccagtcagcgctctagttgaagtatccagtgaacagagaacagacactctgttcaagttatttgtaccagtatcgaacaagtaattggccactaactggaacagagtgtctgttctctattcactggatacttcaactagagcgctgactggcatcgtctaaatcagcctttaagaGTGAATAGACATGCAAGTTTCTCAAATGTCTCTTCAAGGCCTTACAATGGCCAGATAATGGCTTACATCTCTctgttttgatattttgatgtTTAGTGTCAAAAACACACAATCATATGGTGTTGTTTTAAAATATTTGCGTAACATTGCGGAGCGTTTATCCGGATTTCACATAGAAAATGAGATATCTTATTGTTAGGTCATTGTTTCGTGCGTGTAATACCGCTAGTGCTCGACGGATATCATCCGAAGCTTCCTCGTCTACCGCCAAAGAAAAATGGGACATTTTTGCTGGTGTTCTGGCGGAAAGGCTTCCAGTGATAACCAAAACACTGACCCCACTTGAGGCCAACTTCAAGGTAACTTGTGTCCAATTGAATGTATTtatagttatttatttattacctcGATAAGTGCAGACAATGCTGGGCCAAATCGAGTTCGAAAATAGTCTCAAATCAAATCATGAAATTCGTAAGGAAACGGAGAAACGACAAGTGGAACTACTGAAAGCTGGCAAGCTTGATTTGGACTCGGAAGCATTGAAGCAAACCGCTCAGGATTTGGAGGATGCATACAACGATGAGTTTAGCAAGTTTAAGCCAGCTCCGCGCATTACCGAGGCCGACAAAAAGAACGACACCAAATCACTGAATCGCAAGCTGGAGGAAACACTGATTTTACTAACGGAACACAAGCTGGGCgacaaatgtttatatatattaCCTCAGGGCAAACACGTAAAAGGTGAATCCTTAAGACAAACCGCAGAACGAGTGCTAAAAGACGCTGGTGGCAAAGCACTGTCAGTATCGTTCTACGGAAACGCTCCTATAGGGTTCCacaaatacaaatatccatCGACAGCACGTCAGGAAACTGTTGGAGCTAAAATATTCTTCTTCCGGTGCGTACTGAAACCACAAACGGCAAACATAAGTGGAAAGAACGTCAAATGGCAATGGTTGGATCAATCTGAGCTacagaaaactttgaatgaGCACTATTATCAGAGTGTATCACAGTTTTTGTTATAATTATAATAGTATATGAATAAAACTCGCTTTTGCCGCTCGAGAATTTCTTGTATATTTACATCAATCGCTTCAAAAAAATCGCTTAACGTATTCTTTATGCCAGAATCGTTCTGGTGTCTAGTGCTCCGGCTTCTCCGGTTGCCCCTGTTGGGTTTTGACGCTTAACAACGTATATCTTTTTGTTGGAAAGACAAATCGTGTAACTGTACTCTTCGTACACAATGGAAATTTTTTTGCAAGAGCGCTTTTTGAATACATCAGGATCAACACTAAAATACAAAAAGTATACCTCACAAATTCAAATGGAACCAATGTACGCATTGTACCTTTCCGTTAGTGTCAATAGTTCACTGATAAtattggcactcctttcgtcgTTCTCCATCTCGCCACCCGAAGCGAGCACGGCCCCATTGTCGGACATAATCAGGTATCCGATTTGATTCGGCATCGGTCTGTTGGCTAAGTCCAACATTTTGTGGTCTCGTTTGTTGTTTACCACAGCCGAACTTTTACAATTCGTTACCACTCTGCCCCTTCCGGTACAGCAAATAACTTGCGATAAGGCCTGAGAGTCGTTCGAAGTGTTCGCGTTGGAAGAAATTCCAGTGGTGCTGACACCTGAGGCACTTTCCAAACTGAGCTGGCCTATCCTATTGAATTGTCAAATGAAGAAGTGCGTGAATAACCGAACCGCTAAAAGAAACCAATATTTCAGCGAACTCATCAAACGAAAGTTGATTTCGACTAGCGGATGCCACTGCGGGTTTTATGCGATAACCACTCAATTCAAGTGATCGGTCGAGTTTGACTGTGTGCAGTACGAAGGGCAGTTCTGCTTCTCGTCTAGACTGATCGattaattttcgatttttccaatCTATAACTTTATCTGGTTTGTTATTATTTTGATTTCGTTTTACAATTCGCAGCAAATATAGGTTATTCATTGGTAGCCAAGCAATAGATACATAGGTGAGAAAGTTTGCAAAGAACAGTAAGTTACCTgtaattcgacatttagctaagaGCATACCCAGTCGCTAAATTTCGGTTGCTAAACAAATTAGGCAACCCTCCACCATAaggtgcgctacacatacaacatccCGTCACCGTAAAGTCAACGTAaacgaatgaaatgtcaaatattctctcatggaaatcgtatggtcgCATTGACATACACCAACAACGACAACttcgacgtcggcaaaataagtccaagagaattgttgacgggacggtgacgggacgttgtagcAGCCAAGTTATGTGCACTACAGGGAGTTGCCATTCTGGTTAGTAAAATAACAACACACTCCCAGGACAAAGAACGTATAATAAGAAGGTAGTCTCCTCCCTActttgttcaagtagtggtaggcaatggaaaaaagcaaaaaatagtaataaaccatcgatcgaatccATATAATCTCCagaatgttttatttattttttgttataccacaagaactgtctcaaaatatgtttcaaaatgaTAAAATAGCAATCTACCtaatcattttaaaattcaaaattatcgcacctgtattataaaaataatacaaaaaccGATTAACAAATGTGAGGAGAGGTTATGTCGAAGCAGTGTTGTTCCCGCGAATTGGTAATATGATGAAAGATTGAGTCCCACACTgctgtttttttctattttattaaAGCATCGTTCGAATATTCATGCGAAAATTGGCAATAGGAAACATCGGACTGGTTTCCGGTGGCAGCTTCACCAGATTTTCTGGTAATGTTAGATATGCCACGAATGGTAGCGGAACGTTTTGGAAGCTCCAAGGAGCGAATGTATGGGATAACTGGAAACATCttcgattagtttatctcatcaCAATTTATATAAAACACAATTACCTCCAGTACGAAGACGTCTTTGTTGATTATCGGTTAAAACAGTATCCACAAAAGATCAACAATTTGTTGGTCGAAAAGCGGTGGGAAGTTATCCGGCTTTCTTCAAAACTTTCACTGTTCAGTATGAAACCGATAAAAAATCCCATAAAACCTTATCTGCAGTGAAAATGCGGTACACTATCGTGTTAATCGTCGGCTCGACTTGCGTTTTTGTCACTTTTTATGGTTTTTAAAACTTTTAGAAtcaagaaatattgaaaaaactttaGAGCTCCGaacaaattgaggatttttttgtttttcaaattgtgttgtTTTATTGCTAAGTTCCATTACAGGTTACAATCGTCTCTAATGCGACTCTAAGTGGTGCCTCGTAACCAATAAGAGGCGCATCattgtaattaaataacataatgtacacatttttatgcaattttgaaaactggcttcgtaccttctaatctgatagtgaTTAAAGtgattacactatcgagtttgggacccaaattatgacaTCAAATTAAAAGTCGCCACTAGACGTCGACACtgaaccactgtcatcgcgaatgtccaattcGAGACATAGGAGGTACGGTGTCGCCGTCTACCGGATTTTGTGGTTGTATGATGGAATTATAAACAAACCGTGTGTTTTCCAACCGTATTTTGAATGCCGTTTTTCATGAATTCTATTGGAGTTTATGAAACATACAAATACGTCGTGGCAGAATTGAATTTACTAAAGTGGTTCTCAAAATCGCATgcaattcacatacaacattcacgtcCCGTTCACGtaacgtcaattattcttccatgcaatacttatggaaacattcacatacaccggcaacgcaACGACCTATCAGCGTCCGTTCGACGAagacgaccggcaggatttgtagaaaagaaaatTGACGTGACGAACGGTTCGTTGGGCTTTTGTCTGCGCTTTGCGTCTCGATTTTGTTTTGATGTCATTCGCGACTAACTGAGATAaacagtctatatattattatttaaaGGACCTATCtacattgatcgattctcttcatcgacattcagttgtaaattttcaaacattgtatgaaaattatttcaaaatgttgTTTGCAGATTATGTAGTCCTGACCCGTAGTAGTAGTATTTAGTGGTTCTTTTAGCAATGATTATATTGCTAAAAGAACTACTAAATTTTTTTACCAGAACCTTTGAAAAGTGGACCTAAAAAGTTGGACGAATTACCCTAACAATAAGGAAATTGCTTAGTAATACTGAAAAATATGATCATAACGCTGAATCCAACTGTTACTCGATTTGTATAGTCGTTTCTGATTatagattaagatattgaccaAGAATAACGTAACATTTCATCGTAAACGGGTGAGGCTCGACTAGATTCAGCGGTTTCAGATGGAGATTAAGCCATTGATAACCAATATTCATATCAGCGCGTTGCATTTCTTTCCACCAAGTACATGAAATTACCTTCGACGGTTTCCTCCGAcagcaaaattgaaaatatctgCTAGGAGCACAAATATATTGCAGGTTGCATTTCCTCCTGATAATAGCTCCTGAAAAAACACGGATAAAATCATTACTAGACACTATTTTCGCTCACGAGTGTTTAAGCACTTGTAGAAAACTCATTGCGTTCTTACATAGAacattcaaaatttgattttcattaatagttttgttccttaaaaTGTGCTTATTTTTCCTGCCACAGAATTAGCGTAATTTtatacaacaacaaaaaatgtttataccGTGGCTAATTTATATATTTGAACCTAATTAGCTCTGCAGGATATTATTCCTTCGTTTAAAACTTACcataataaaaattgaattcattACTTGTGTGGAACTACTTGTTCAACCAACCCACTTTTTGTTTCGATGTCCCGAATTAAGTGCGATTCTCATACAAAATCCATGTAACGTCCCCGTTCCGTCCc
The Toxorhynchites rutilus septentrionalis strain SRP chromosome 2, ASM2978413v1, whole genome shotgun sequence genome window above contains:
- the LOC129770258 gene encoding 39S ribosomal protein L46, mitochondrial — encoded protein: MRYLIVRSLFRACNTASARRISSEASSSTAKEKWDIFAGVLAERLPVITKTLTPLEANFKTMLGQIEFENSLKSNHEIRKETEKRQVELLKAGKLDLDSEALKQTAQDLEDAYNDEFSKFKPAPRITEADKKNDTKSLNRKLEETLILLTEHKLGDKCLYILPQGKHVKGESLRQTAERVLKDAGGKALSVSFYGNAPIGFHKYKYPSTARQETVGAKIFFFRCVLKPQTANISGKNVKWQWLDQSELQKTLNEHYYQSVSQFLL
- the LOC129770259 gene encoding ragulator complex protein LAMTOR4 homolog, producing MLDLANRPMPNQIGYLIMSDNGAVLASGGEMENDERSANIISELLTLTESVDPDVFKKRSCKKISIVYEEYSYTICLSNKKIYVVKRQNPTGATGEAGALDTRTILA